In Gemmatimonadales bacterium, a genomic segment contains:
- a CDS encoding Ig-like domain-containing protein, whose translation MRITKYFSLAPALLAASLQLALPDAGLAQKPVAEVQVAPPYVNLRVGATHRLSALAYDAGGNVIATGVRYAWSSNNVNVVRVDSTGFVTAVGVGIAVVSAEALGSGSPPRHGQAAIRVRRAGP comes from the coding sequence ATGAGAATCACCAAGTACTTCTCGCTGGCGCCGGCCCTTCTGGCCGCGTCACTGCAGCTGGCGCTGCCCGACGCCGGCCTCGCGCAGAAGCCCGTCGCCGAGGTGCAGGTCGCGCCCCCGTACGTCAACCTGCGCGTGGGCGCGACGCACCGGCTGAGTGCGCTCGCCTACGACGCCGGCGGCAACGTGATCGCGACCGGCGTGCGCTACGCCTGGTCGTCCAACAACGTGAACGTGGTGCGCGTGGACTCGACCGGGTTCGTCACCGCCGTCGGGGTCGGGATTGCCGTGGTCAGCGCCGAGGCCCTCGGCTCGGGGAGCCCGCCCAGGCACGGCCAAGCCGCGATCCGCGTCCGGCGGGCCGGCCCCTAG
- a CDS encoding protein kinase, whose protein sequence is MPTCAKCGRDIPPAFAFCPSCGTPNPDAPATAAASGDETQLLEQNELARKLQSALGPNFLVEHELGEGGFAHVFAATDRKLSRRIAVKVLRPEFTGNRASVQRFVREAESAAKLNHPNILPIFFVGEGEGLVYFAMPLVEGESLDAKLRREGQMPEAEVLRVGTEIADALAEAHAHQLVHRDVKPQNVMLQGPKQRVLVADFGIAKAAAGSGERLTGTGVIIGSPHYMSPEQASGAPDVDARSDIYSLGIVLWEMLAGEVPFDATSSQGILIQHLTKAMPAIRTKRPAVNAQLGKVVARCTEKKPENRYQTAGELADALRACAAAAPGARRPGLPVPLVAAVGGAVVVVALGAALLWRSRGSRTAASAARADSARSSDPRIAVLPFDVSGADSSLANSLPRILADRLSARYTVPAVDTRDLVGRWTEQHRKIVAPLADNAAFAYGLGANQMVIGSAIGSGKSLLLSVDVYDTHNLTRLAHGETSGSEDSLQAVMDRLAAPVATAMCTQPEFNEGRLCYDTPARPRDALAVTDVPQPGEPPPTVPTYLVRVARSGDATDVRVKTPSNHDDINSFALAAVQQAIYVPAVKAGQPTDAWTTVSVAIRSGQAARTAVALPSQCRDYAYGNPSRACFDTRPQPMAAPTIPWTGPGTPTPATFWIQVGATGAVERVVPLATSSESEFSAAALAAAQNLKFMPAQKNGQPVEAWTQVPISPAQ, encoded by the coding sequence ATGCCCACCTGCGCCAAGTGCGGCCGGGACATTCCGCCCGCGTTCGCCTTCTGCCCCTCCTGCGGCACGCCGAACCCCGACGCGCCCGCCACGGCGGCCGCGTCCGGCGACGAGACGCAGCTCCTGGAGCAGAACGAGCTGGCCCGCAAGCTCCAGAGCGCGCTGGGGCCCAACTTCCTCGTCGAGCACGAGCTGGGCGAGGGCGGGTTCGCGCACGTCTTCGCGGCGACCGATCGCAAGCTGTCGCGCCGGATCGCCGTGAAGGTCCTGCGCCCGGAGTTCACCGGCAACCGGGCCAGCGTGCAGCGGTTCGTCCGCGAGGCCGAGTCGGCCGCGAAGCTCAACCACCCCAACATCCTCCCCATCTTCTTCGTGGGCGAAGGCGAGGGCCTGGTCTACTTCGCGATGCCGCTGGTCGAGGGCGAGTCGCTGGACGCGAAGCTCCGGCGCGAAGGGCAGATGCCGGAGGCCGAGGTGCTCCGCGTCGGCACCGAGATCGCCGACGCCCTGGCCGAGGCGCACGCGCACCAGCTGGTGCACCGCGACGTGAAGCCGCAGAACGTGATGCTGCAGGGCCCGAAGCAGCGGGTGCTGGTGGCCGATTTCGGGATCGCCAAGGCCGCCGCGGGCAGCGGCGAGCGGCTCACCGGCACCGGCGTCATCATCGGCTCGCCGCATTACATGAGTCCCGAGCAGGCGAGCGGCGCGCCCGACGTGGACGCGCGCAGCGACATCTACTCGCTCGGCATCGTGCTGTGGGAGATGCTCGCCGGGGAGGTGCCGTTCGACGCCACCTCCAGCCAGGGCATCCTGATCCAGCACCTCACCAAGGCGATGCCCGCGATCCGCACCAAGCGCCCCGCCGTCAATGCGCAGCTCGGCAAGGTGGTGGCGCGCTGCACGGAGAAGAAGCCCGAGAACCGCTACCAGACCGCCGGCGAGCTGGCCGACGCGCTCCGCGCCTGCGCGGCCGCCGCGCCCGGCGCCCGGCGCCCCGGCCTGCCCGTGCCCCTCGTCGCCGCGGTCGGTGGCGCGGTCGTGGTGGTGGCGCTGGGCGCCGCCCTGCTGTGGCGGAGCCGCGGGTCGCGCACGGCCGCGTCCGCGGCGCGGGCCGACTCGGCCCGCTCGAGCGACCCGAGGATCGCCGTCCTGCCCTTCGACGTCTCCGGCGCCGACTCCTCGCTGGCGAACAGCCTGCCGAGGATCCTCGCGGACCGCCTGTCCGCGCGCTACACGGTGCCGGCCGTGGACACGCGCGACCTGGTGGGGCGCTGGACCGAGCAGCACCGCAAGATCGTCGCGCCGCTGGCCGACAACGCCGCCTTCGCCTACGGCCTGGGAGCCAACCAGATGGTGATCGGCTCCGCCATCGGGTCGGGCAAGAGCCTGCTTCTCTCGGTGGACGTGTACGACACGCACAACCTCACCCGCCTCGCGCACGGCGAGACCTCCGGGAGCGAGGACAGCCTCCAAGCCGTGATGGACCGGCTCGCGGCGCCGGTGGCCACCGCGATGTGCACGCAGCCCGAGTTCAACGAGGGTCGCCTCTGCTACGACACGCCGGCGCGCCCGAGGGACGCGCTGGCGGTGACCGACGTGCCGCAGCCGGGCGAGCCGCCGCCCACCGTGCCCACGTACCTGGTGCGGGTCGCGCGGAGCGGCGACGCGACCGACGTGCGCGTGAAGACGCCCTCCAACCACGACGACATCAACTCGTTCGCCCTCGCCGCGGTGCAGCAGGCGATCTACGTGCCGGCCGTGAAGGCCGGACAGCCGACCGACGCGTGGACCACCGTCTCGGTGGCGATCCGGTCCGGCCAGGCGGCGCGCACCGCCGTCGCCCTTCCCTCCCAGTGCCGGGACTACGCGTATGGCAACCCGAGCCGGGCGTGCTTCGACACGCGGCCGCAGCCGATGGCCGCTCCCACCATCCCGTGGACCGGACCCGGTACGCCCACGCCGGCCACCTTCTGGATCCAGGTCGGTGCCACGGGGGCCGTCGAGAGAGTGGTGCCGCTCGCGACCTCGAGCGAGAGCGAATTCAGCGCAGCCGCGCTGGCGGCGGCGCAGAACCTGAAGTTCATGCCCGCGCAGAAGAACGGGCAGCCCGTCGAGGCGTGGACGCAGGTGCCGATCTCGCCCGCCCAGTGA
- a CDS encoding dihydrodipicolinate synthase family protein, translated as MALSASVLAGRLAHGLVPAVPVPHRADGAFDAAAQERYAAWMARQRIAGVAVWAHTGRGLHLAEETAAAVLSSWRRALGPERLIVAGAGARPRVAAGQRAARLTPPADPLGLTAFVIERTVAMARQARDLGADAILALPPALLANLEDHESRIVDVHAALADVGLPVLAFWLYPAAGGCAYGPELLERLLALPHVAGLKVATLDSVVRFQEIAARVPPGKLLVTGEDRFLGYSLMMGAGSALIGLGAARTALPAGLLEAHARRDHERFLDLAAACDRLGAAAFTEPVDGYVRRMLWLLALGNVIPREAAFDPWGPSVPDSQLEALERVARGLPDS; from the coding sequence GTGGCGCTCTCCGCTAGCGTCCTCGCCGGGCGGCTCGCGCACGGTCTCGTGCCGGCCGTCCCGGTGCCGCACCGCGCCGACGGCGCGTTCGACGCGGCGGCGCAGGAGCGATACGCGGCGTGGATGGCGCGGCAGCGGATCGCCGGCGTCGCGGTCTGGGCCCACACCGGCCGCGGTCTCCATCTGGCCGAGGAGACCGCGGCCGCGGTGCTTTCGTCCTGGCGCCGCGCCCTGGGGCCGGAGCGGCTGATCGTGGCCGGAGCGGGCGCGCGCCCGCGCGTCGCGGCCGGGCAGCGGGCCGCCCGCCTCACCCCGCCGGCCGACCCGCTCGGCCTCACGGCGTTCGTGATCGAGCGGACCGTCGCGATGGCGCGGCAGGCCCGCGACCTCGGCGCCGATGCGATCCTCGCCCTGCCGCCCGCGCTGCTCGCCAACCTCGAGGACCACGAGAGCCGGATCGTGGACGTCCACGCCGCGCTCGCCGACGTCGGGCTCCCCGTGCTCGCGTTCTGGCTCTACCCGGCGGCCGGCGGGTGCGCCTACGGCCCCGAGCTGCTGGAGCGCCTGCTCGCGCTTCCGCACGTCGCCGGCCTCAAGGTTGCGACCCTCGACAGCGTGGTCCGCTTCCAGGAGATCGCCGCGCGCGTTCCGCCGGGCAAGCTGCTGGTGACGGGCGAGGACCGGTTCCTGGGTTACTCGCTGATGATGGGCGCCGGCTCGGCCCTCATCGGCCTCGGCGCCGCGCGCACGGCCCTGCCGGCCGGGCTCCTCGAGGCGCACGCGCGGCGCGACCACGAGCGGTTCCTCGACCTCGCCGCGGCGTGCGACCGCCTCGGCGCGGCCGCGTTCACCGAGCCGGTGGACGGCTACGTGCGCCGGATGCTGTGGCTCCTGGCCCTCGGGAACGTGATCCCGCGCGAGGCCGCCTTCGATCCGTGGGGGCCGAGCGTCCCGGACTCGCAGCTCGAGGCGCTGGAGCGCGTCGCGCGCGGGCTCCCCGACTCGTGA
- a CDS encoding enolase C-terminal domain-like protein, with the protein MTAAESLDTPLEITGCRLWVVAVPLVEPFRISGGTLQARRSLIVELTGASGAVGYGESAPFEAPFYSGETLQSCTGCIVSHLFPRLAGRTFDSLEAAVTALERGVRGNRMARAGVETALWDLVSARSGVPLRLLLAAQLERLGVAEESRIPSTRVESGAALGIPPDGRIETLADRARDAVRRGHRRVKLKVMPGWDVEPARAVRAAVGEGVPVWADANGAYELERDRAALEALDGERLAMIEQPLPPDDVVGTIQLSRELRTPICLDESLTDDGAARLFLACDGPVLWNLKVQRVGGLWECTRIYRRAMEAGVALWAGSMPETGVGLHAVLSLAAFPGFLYPSDAAPSASWYEPGADLVEWTMDAEAKMPVSDVAGLGELGVRDKLAGIGRVVGGS; encoded by the coding sequence GTGACGGCAGCCGAGTCGCTGGACACGCCGCTCGAGATCACCGGCTGCCGCCTGTGGGTGGTCGCCGTTCCGCTCGTGGAGCCGTTCCGCATCAGCGGCGGCACCCTCCAGGCCAGGCGCTCCCTGATCGTCGAGCTGACCGGCGCCTCGGGCGCCGTCGGCTACGGCGAGAGCGCCCCGTTCGAGGCGCCGTTCTACTCCGGGGAGACGCTGCAGTCGTGCACGGGGTGCATCGTCTCACACCTGTTCCCGCGGCTGGCGGGACGGACGTTCGACTCGCTCGAGGCGGCGGTCACCGCCCTGGAGCGCGGCGTGCGCGGCAACCGGATGGCGCGCGCGGGCGTGGAGACGGCGCTGTGGGACCTGGTGAGCGCCCGGAGCGGCGTGCCGCTCCGGCTCCTGCTGGCGGCGCAGCTGGAGCGGCTTGGCGTGGCCGAGGAATCCCGGATCCCGTCCACCCGGGTCGAGAGCGGGGCAGCCCTCGGCATACCGCCGGACGGGCGGATCGAGACGCTGGCGGACCGAGCTCGCGACGCGGTCCGGCGCGGCCACCGGCGGGTCAAGCTCAAGGTGATGCCCGGCTGGGACGTGGAGCCGGCGCGCGCCGTGCGCGCGGCGGTGGGCGAGGGGGTGCCGGTGTGGGCCGACGCCAACGGCGCCTACGAGCTGGAGCGCGACCGGGCGGCGCTCGAGGCCCTGGACGGGGAGCGGCTGGCGATGATCGAGCAGCCGCTCCCGCCCGACGACGTGGTCGGCACGATCCAGCTGAGCCGTGAGCTGCGGACCCCGATCTGCCTCGACGAGTCGCTGACGGACGACGGTGCGGCGCGGCTGTTCCTCGCGTGTGACGGCCCGGTGCTCTGGAACCTCAAGGTGCAGCGGGTGGGTGGCCTGTGGGAGTGCACCAGGATCTACCGTCGCGCGATGGAGGCCGGCGTCGCGCTGTGGGCCGGCTCGATGCCGGAGACCGGCGTCGGGCTGCATGCGGTGCTGAGCCTCGCCGCGTTCCCCGGCTTCCTCTACCCCTCCGACGCGGCGCCGAGCGCGAGCTGGTACGAGCCGGGCGCGGACCTGGTGGAGTGGACGATGGACGCCGAAGCGAAGATGCCGGTCAGCGATGTGGCGGGGCTGGGAGAGCTGGGCGTGCGTGACAAGCTGGCCGGGATCGGACGGGTCGTCGGTGGGTCGTAG
- a CDS encoding four helix bundle protein, whose protein sequence is MKVLSYQDLRVWQVGMDLVTRVYRLSRRLPASERYGLAIQMQRAAISIPANIAEGHGRRHLGDKLHHFSMANGSLKELETEVLISERLGFATSTEVQGIGQQASELGRMLTCLMRSLRRHGVSTTTHNLPPAN, encoded by the coding sequence GTGAAGGTGCTCAGCTACCAGGACCTCAGGGTGTGGCAGGTGGGGATGGACCTGGTCACTCGGGTCTATCGTCTTAGCCGGCGGCTGCCCGCGAGCGAGAGATACGGGCTGGCGATCCAGATGCAGCGAGCGGCGATCTCCATCCCGGCCAACATCGCCGAGGGGCACGGCCGTCGTCATCTCGGCGACAAGCTGCACCACTTCTCGATGGCCAACGGCTCGCTGAAGGAGCTTGAGACTGAGGTGTTGATCTCGGAGCGTCTGGGCTTCGCGACGTCCACTGAGGTGCAAGGGATCGGGCAGCAAGCGAGCGAGCTGGGACGGATGCTGACCTGCCTGATGCGCAGCCTGCGGCGTCACGGCGTTTCCACCACAACCCACAACCTACCACCCGCCAACTAG